The Medicago truncatula cultivar Jemalong A17 chromosome 4, MtrunA17r5.0-ANR, whole genome shotgun sequence genome includes a region encoding these proteins:
- the LOC11414313 gene encoding LOW QUALITY PROTEIN: protein EMSY-LIKE 3 (The sequence of the model RefSeq protein was modified relative to this genomic sequence to represent the inferred CDS: inserted 1 base in 1 codon), whose translation MDYEPYDSSGTDDDLPPTHQNRIPRGGRVSGNGRSAVGSTPYPRVYGEIDMETQIHQFEQEAYSSVLRAFKAQADAITWEKESLITELRKELRLSNEEHRELLGRVNADDTIRRIREWRQTGGHQTGMLSTGQALHDSIPSPTVSASRKKQKITPPVPSRSFGGPSPSFHPKXVTAPHQPSSSAKRGSGPGSKGKKQKPGQILPGVSSVKQFPPSGPGGRNQVPNRAVMGERAGGGSFDAPLIGRKVRTRWPDDNNFYEAVICDYNPNDGRHSLVYDMGTANETWEWVKLSEISPEDIQLVEEEDPESNHRGGFGGPGHGMNRSVGRESGPGVGRGRGVPKGQSRKDFLSSQNGIGKAPGDIQILHTDTLIKEVERVFSANHPDPLEIEKAKKVLKDHEQALVDALARLTDLSDGESDGPGHHFPHGRSMDRE comes from the exons ATGGATTACGAACCCTACGACAGCAGCG GTACCGATGATGATCTTCCGCCAACCCATCAAAATAGAATTCCCAGGGGAGGACGTGTTTCTGGGAATGGAAGATCTGCTGTTGGTTCAACTCCATACCCCAGGGTGTATGGTGAAATTGATATGGAAAcccaaattcatcaatttgagcAGGAAGCATACAGTTCAGTTCTGAGAGCCTTTAAAGCTCAAGCAGATGCCATTACTtgg GAGAAAGAAAGTTTGATTACAGAGCTGAGAAAAGAGCTGAGATTATCTAATGAGGAACACCGAGAACTTCTAGGTCGGGTTAATGCGGATGACACAATACGGAGGATAAG GGAATGGAGACAGACAGGTGGCCATCAGACTGGCATGCTGAGTACTGGTCAAGCTCTACATGATTCAATTCCCAGTCCGACGGTTTCTGCATCTCGCAAAAAGCAGAAGATTACGCCACCCGTACCATCACGTTCTTTTGGTGGGCCTTCTCCTTCATTTCACCCCA CGGTGACTGCACCCCACCAGCCATCTTCTTCTGCAAAACGAGGATCTGGTCCTGGATCAAAGGGGAAGAAGCAAAAACCT GGTCAAATATTACCTGGTGTATCTTCAGTGAAGCAGTTTCCTCCTTCAGGACCAGGTGGAAGGAATCAAGTACCTAATAGAGCTGTCATGGGTGAACGTGCCGGAGGTGGATCATTTGATGCACCACTGATCGGTAGAAAAGTGCGGACGAGATGGCCTGACGACAATAACTTCTATGAAGCTGTTATCTGTGATTACAATCCCAATGAT GGACGGCACAGTTTGGTCTATGACATGGGGACTGCAAATGAAACATGGGAATGGGTTAAACTGTCAGAG ATATCTCCTGAAGATATTCAGTTGGTAGAAGAGGAGGATCCTGAAAGTAATCATCGCGGGGGTTTTGGGGGTCCTGGTCATGGGATGAATAGGTCTGTAGGGCGTGAGAGTGGTCCAGGAGTTGGAAGAGGTAGAGGGGTTCCAAAGGGTCAATCTAGAAAAGATTTTTTGTCATCACAAAATGGCATAGGAAAGGCTCCCGGTGATATTCAGATACTACACACAGACACACTAATAAAGGAG GTGGAGAGGGTATTTAGTGCAAATCATCCTGATCCCCTTGAAATTGAGAAAGCAAAGAAAGTATTAAAG GATCATGAGCAGGCTCTTGTTGATGCGCTTGCAAGACTTACTGATCTCTCTGATGGTGAAAGTG ATGGGCCTGGCCACCATTTTCCACATGGTCGATCTATGGATCGAGAATGA
- the LOC11414619 gene encoding protein LTV1 homolog isoform X1, giving the protein MGGKKKFIDKKNSVTFHLMARDSTDPVYTESDRVFVRVDNNPLSADSIFADSPDDPDAEFDTEYAQDSGILSDEVRKEILELGFPDDGYNYLTHLREIKNSGGGSNFFTNPKFKLEHVNDVKAYDASRVRVKEVDEEPEENILYNVASSTANVRVQKAVDPEVAALLDDSDASRFGSDVEDLEEDFVVKANLCEDVDDEEEVHVRNGMNFTEESMNRTLNNAHILQGSAYATVADDCGPSDGGSNGATGVYSAGEKPRPRRLLDEQFDLLERQEYGTDDNSDYGDDYYGDYEENYQAEDESLAEKLKLSLGTRKVEDLEHEQKGQYKVPAEGEEEKDSAADVIRRCKEYGEKYEVEVEDKDAVIFEESSDESEVWDCETIVSTYTNLDNHPGKIETPWATRKKKLTETVTAAFSSASPIISLSGKAKLPVDLPGGRKPAADKVKDATTEKTEQYKRKQHGLESKEEKKERKAAVKEERREARRTKKEMKELYKCEASRAQRVAAGSGASSYHLM; this is encoded by the exons ATGGGTGGAAAGAAGAAATTCATCGACAAAAAAAACTCCGTCACCTTCCATCTCATGGCACGTGACTCAACCGACCCAGTATACACAGAATCCGACCGTGTTTTCGTCCGCGTCGACAACAATCCACTCTCTGCGGACTCCATCTTCGCCGATTCACCCGATGACCCCGACGCCGAATTCGACACCGAATACGCCCAAGACAGTGGAATTTTATCAGATGAAGTGAGGAAGGAGATACTTGAATTAGGGTTTCCTGACGATGGTTATAATTACTTGACTCATTTGAGGGAAATTAAGAATTCTGGTGGTGGTTCTAATTTCTTTACTAATCCTAAGTTTAAGCTTGAGCATGTTAATGATGTTAAG gCTTATGATGCTTCGAGAGTGCGAGTTAAAGAGGTGGATGAAGAGCCTGAAGAAAACATTTTGTACAATGTTGCATCCAGTACTGCCAATGTCAGGGTTCAGAAAGCTGTTGATCCTGAGGTGGCTGCATTGCTAGATGACAGTGATGCGTCACGGTTTGGCTCTGatgttgaagatttggaggAAGACTTTGTTGTCAAAGCTAACCTCTGTGAAGACGTagatgatgaagaggaggtacACGTGCGTAATGGAATGAACTTCACTGAGGAGTCTATGAATAGGACCTTAAACAATGCGCACATATTGCAAGGTTCTGCTTATGCCACTGTTGCCGATGATTGTGGACCTTCAGATGGGGGTTCAAATGGTGCAACAGGTGTGTACTCTGCTGGTGAGAAGCCAAGACCTCGTCGTCTGTTAGACGAACAATTTGATTTG CTTGAACGTCAAGAGTATGGAACTGATGATAACAGTGATTATGGTGATGATTATTATGGTGATTATGAAGAAAATTATCAAGCTGAAGATGAATCACTTGCCGAGAAGCTCAAACTCTCTCTTGGAACCCGTAAGGTGGAAGACCTAGAACATGAACAGAAGGGCCAGTACAAGGTTCCTGCAGAAGGTGAAGAGGAGAAGGATTCTGCTGCCGATGTGATTCGCCGTTGCAAGGAATATGGTGAGAAGTATGAAGTTGAAGTTGAAGACAAAGATGCTGTAATTTTTGAAGAAAGTAGCGATGAATCAGAAGTTTGGGATTGTGAGACTATTGTTTCAACTTACACAAATTTAGATAACCACCCTGGAAAGATTGAAACACCTTGGGCAACTAGGAAAAAGAAATTGACTGAAACTGTGACTGCAGCCTTTAGTTCCGCAAGTCCAATAATTTCCCTAAGTGGAAAAGCAAAACTTCCTGTAGACTTGCCTGGTGGTAGAAAACCTGCTGCTGATAAGGTTAAAGACGCGACCACTGAAAAAACTGAACAGTACAAGAGAAAACAACATGGTCTAGAGTCGAAGgaggagaagaaagagagaaag GCTGCTGTGAAAGAGGAACGCCGTGAAGCACGTCGCactaaaaaagaaatgaaggaGCTTTATAAATGTGAAGCAAGTCGGGCACAAAGAGTTGCAGCTGGATCTGGTGCTTCATCCTATCATCTTAT GTAA
- the LOC11414619 gene encoding protein LTV1 homolog isoform X2 — MGGKKKFIDKKNSVTFHLMARDSTDPVYTESDRVFVRVDNNPLSADSIFADSPDDPDAEFDTEYAQDSGILSDEVRKEILELGFPDDGYNYLTHLREIKNSGGGSNFFTNPKFKLEHVNDVKAYDASRVRVKEVDEEPEENILYNVASSTANVRVQKAVDPEVAALLDDSDASRFGSDVEDLEEDFVVKANLCEDVDDEEEVHVRNGMNFTEESMNRTLNNAHILQGSAYATVADDCGPSDGGSNGATGVYSAGEKPRPRRLLDEQFDLLERQEYGTDDNSDYGDDYYGDYEENYQAEDESLAEKLKLSLGTRKVEDLEHEQKGQYKVPAEGEEEKDSAADVIRRCKEYGEKYEVEVEDKDAVIFEESSDESEVWDCETIVSTYTNLDNHPGKIETPWATRKKKLTETVTAAFSSASPIISLSGKAKLPVDLPGGRKPAADKVKDATTEKTEQYKRKQHGLESKEEKKERKAAVKEERREARRTKKEMKELYKCEASRAQRVAAGSGASSYHLM; from the exons ATGGGTGGAAAGAAGAAATTCATCGACAAAAAAAACTCCGTCACCTTCCATCTCATGGCACGTGACTCAACCGACCCAGTATACACAGAATCCGACCGTGTTTTCGTCCGCGTCGACAACAATCCACTCTCTGCGGACTCCATCTTCGCCGATTCACCCGATGACCCCGACGCCGAATTCGACACCGAATACGCCCAAGACAGTGGAATTTTATCAGATGAAGTGAGGAAGGAGATACTTGAATTAGGGTTTCCTGACGATGGTTATAATTACTTGACTCATTTGAGGGAAATTAAGAATTCTGGTGGTGGTTCTAATTTCTTTACTAATCCTAAGTTTAAGCTTGAGCATGTTAATGATGTTAAG gCTTATGATGCTTCGAGAGTGCGAGTTAAAGAGGTGGATGAAGAGCCTGAAGAAAACATTTTGTACAATGTTGCATCCAGTACTGCCAATGTCAGGGTTCAGAAAGCTGTTGATCCTGAGGTGGCTGCATTGCTAGATGACAGTGATGCGTCACGGTTTGGCTCTGatgttgaagatttggaggAAGACTTTGTTGTCAAAGCTAACCTCTGTGAAGACGTagatgatgaagaggaggtacACGTGCGTAATGGAATGAACTTCACTGAGGAGTCTATGAATAGGACCTTAAACAATGCGCACATATTGCAAGGTTCTGCTTATGCCACTGTTGCCGATGATTGTGGACCTTCAGATGGGGGTTCAAATGGTGCAACAGGTGTGTACTCTGCTGGTGAGAAGCCAAGACCTCGTCGTCTGTTAGACGAACAATTTGATTTG CTTGAACGTCAAGAGTATGGAACTGATGATAACAGTGATTATGGTGATGATTATTATGGTGATTATGAAGAAAATTATCAAGCTGAAGATGAATCACTTGCCGAGAAGCTCAAACTCTCTCTTGGAACCCGTAAGGTGGAAGACCTAGAACATGAACAGAAGGGCCAGTACAAGGTTCCTGCAGAAGGTGAAGAGGAGAAGGATTCTGCTGCCGATGTGATTCGCCGTTGCAAGGAATATGGTGAGAAGTATGAAGTTGAAGTTGAAGACAAAGATGCTGTAATTTTTGAAGAAAGTAGCGATGAATCAGAAGTTTGGGATTGTGAGACTATTGTTTCAACTTACACAAATTTAGATAACCACCCTGGAAAGATTGAAACACCTTGGGCAACTAGGAAAAAGAAATTGACTGAAACTGTGACTGCAGCCTTTAGTTCCGCAAGTCCAATAATTTCCCTAAGTGGAAAAGCAAAACTTCCTGTAGACTTGCCTGGTGGTAGAAAACCTGCTGCTGATAAGGTTAAAGACGCGACCACTGAAAAAACTGAACAGTACAAGAGAAAACAACATGGTCTAGAGTCGAAGgaggagaagaaagagagaaag GCTGCTGTGAAAGAGGAACGCCGTGAAGCACGTCGCactaaaaaagaaatgaaggaGCTTTATAAATGTGAAGCAAGTCGGGCACAAAGAGTTGCAGCTGGATCTGGTGCTTCATCCTATCATCTTATGTAA
- the LOC11414620 gene encoding PHD finger-like domain-containing protein 5A: protein MAKHHPDLIMCRKTPGIAIGRLCEKCDGKCVICDSYVRPCTLVRVCDECNYGSFQGRCVICGGVGISDAYYCKECTQQEKDRDGCPKIVNLGSAKTDLFYERKKYGFKKR from the coding sequence ATGGCCAAGCATCATCCTGATTTGATCATGTGCCGTAAGACCCCAGGAATAGCCATTGGACGATTATGTGAGAAATGTGATGGTAAGTGTGTGATATGCGACTCTTACGTGCGTCCATGTACCCTCGTCCGGGTATGTGATGAATGCAACTACGGATCATTTCAGGGTCGATGTGTTATATGCGGAGGAGTAGGAATATCTGATGCTTACTACTGCAAGGAATGCACACAGCAGGAGAAAGATAGGGATGGTTGCCCCAAAATTGTTAATTTAGGAAGTGCCAAGACTGATTTGTTCTATGAACGcaaaaaatatggttttaagAAAAGGTGA
- the LOC11441087 gene encoding F-box protein SKIP23 — MKLASSTDNGGRLVTTFPFIGVFKGDKSFLVECDGDLLLVVQYLSKLYVSNVDGEEIYNGAVRFKVFKLDEKMKMWVEMRNLGDRVLFLGEDSAFPVLASNLCIANGNCVIFRDDILRNVRPTDLGISFFHLDQCRTLPLSDFPSYAKLFWPPPEWVGMCIDNSRVCVLD; from the exons ATGAAGCTTGCAAG CTCCACCGATAATGGCGGAAGATTGGTCACAACATTCCCTTTTATAGGTGTGTTTAAGGGAGATAAATCATTCTTAGTGGAATGTGATGGTGATTTGTTGCTAGTTGTTCAGTATTTGTCTAAACTTTATGTTTCAAATGTTGATGGTGAAGAAATTTACAACGGGGCTGTCAGATTTAAAGTGTTTAAGCTTGATGAGAAAATGAAGATGTGGGTGGAGATGAGAAATTTGGGGGATAGAGTTTTGTTTTTAGGGGAAGATTCGGCTTTTCCTGTTTTGGCTTCGAATTTGTGTATTGCCAATGGGAACTGTGTGATATTTAGGGATGATATTCTTCGCAATGTTCGTCCCACTGACCTTGGTATCAGTTTTTTTCACTTGGATCAATGTCGGACTTTGCCTTTGTCTGATTTTCCTTCTTATGCTAAATTGTTCTGGCCACCTCCAGAATGGGTTGGGATGTGTATCGACAACAGCAGAGTATGCGTATTGGATTGA